A region from the Eriocheir sinensis breed Jianghai 21 chromosome 48, ASM2467909v1, whole genome shotgun sequence genome encodes:
- the LOC126981521 gene encoding F-box/SPRY domain-containing protein 1-like isoform X2 produces the protein MVNWCLLPDHVVEVIFSYLDVHDLRNCSLVCKNWYTFLNDQNNDVWRLHCVRRLAEEALKSDLLASVPTYKAKLRAFYHAWNPNDCSRNIYVKPNGFTLHRNPVAQSTDGARGKMGFRSGRHAWEVVWEGPLGTVAVIGIATKDAAVQCPGYVALLGSDEHSWGWNLVDNHLLHNGDSQGNYPLLNNAPKYQGCQISSYIHQCLPYMVTLRCLWYTLVPRWMADPAHH, from the exons ATGGTGAACTGGTGCCTGCTGCCAGATCACGTGGTAGAGGTTATATTCTCCTACCTGGACGTGCACGACCTGAGGAACTGCTCCCTGGTGTGTAAGAACTGGTACACGTTCCTCAATGACCAGAACAACGACGTGTGGCGCCTGCACTGCGTCAGGAGGCTGGCCGAGGAGGCGCTCAAGTCGGACCTCCTGGCCTCCGTGCCCACCTACAAGGCAAAGCTGAGGGCGTTTTACCACGCGTGGAACCCCAATGACTGCTCTAGGAACATTTACGTGAAGCCAAACGGGTTCACGCTGCACCGGAACCCCGTGGCCCAGAGTACCGACGGGGCCCGGGGCAAGATGGGGTTCAGGTCGGGGCGGCACGCCTGGGAGGTGGTGTGGGAGGGGCCCCTGGGCACGGTGGCCGTCATCGGCATCGCCACCAAGGACGCGGCGGTGCAGTGCCCGGGCTACGTGGCGCTGCTGGGCTCCGACGAACACTCCTGGGGCTGGAACCTTGTCGACAACCACCTCCTGCATAACGGGGACTCACAGGGGAACTACCCGCTGCTGAACAATGCACCCAAGTACCAG GGTTGCCAGATAAGCAGCTATATCCATCAGTGTCTGCCGTATATGGTAACACTGAGGTGTCTATGGTATACCTTGGTCCCCCGCTGGATGGCTGACCCAGCACACCACTAG
- the LOC126981521 gene encoding F-box/SPRY domain-containing protein 1-like isoform X1, whose amino-acid sequence MVNWCLLPDHVVEVIFSYLDVHDLRNCSLVCKNWYTFLNDQNNDVWRLHCVRRLAEEALKSDLLASVPTYKAKLRAFYHAWNPNDCSRNIYVKPNGFTLHRNPVAQSTDGARGKMGFRSGRHAWEVVWEGPLGTVAVIGIATKDAAVQCPGYVALLGSDEHSWGWNLVDNHLLHNGDSQGNYPLLNNAPKYQVGERIRVILDCDDNTLAFEKNYEFLGVAFRGLPDKQLYPSVSAVYGNTEVSMVYLGPPLDG is encoded by the exons ATGGTGAACTGGTGCCTGCTGCCAGATCACGTGGTAGAGGTTATATTCTCCTACCTGGACGTGCACGACCTGAGGAACTGCTCCCTGGTGTGTAAGAACTGGTACACGTTCCTCAATGACCAGAACAACGACGTGTGGCGCCTGCACTGCGTCAGGAGGCTGGCCGAGGAGGCGCTCAAGTCGGACCTCCTGGCCTCCGTGCCCACCTACAAGGCAAAGCTGAGGGCGTTTTACCACGCGTGGAACCCCAATGACTGCTCTAGGAACATTTACGTGAAGCCAAACGGGTTCACGCTGCACCGGAACCCCGTGGCCCAGAGTACCGACGGGGCCCGGGGCAAGATGGGGTTCAGGTCGGGGCGGCACGCCTGGGAGGTGGTGTGGGAGGGGCCCCTGGGCACGGTGGCCGTCATCGGCATCGCCACCAAGGACGCGGCGGTGCAGTGCCCGGGCTACGTGGCGCTGCTGGGCTCCGACGAACACTCCTGGGGCTGGAACCTTGTCGACAACCACCTCCTGCATAACGGGGACTCACAGGGGAACTACCCGCTGCTGAACAATGCACCCAAGTACCAG GTGGGAGAGAGAATACGAGTAATACTGGACTGTGATGACAACACGTTAGCGTTCGAGAAAAATTACGAGTTTCTAGGAGTAGCCTTCCGAG GGTTGCCAGATAAGCAGCTATATCCATCAGTGTCTGCCGTATATGGTAACACTGAGGTGTCTATGGTATACCTTGGTCCCCCGCTGGATGGCTGA